A genomic window from Nocardioides sp. BP30 includes:
- a CDS encoding DUF4062 domain-containing protein, which translates to MAVERREQVFVSSTYLDLQEERQAVIQTLLEADCLPAGMELFPASDSDKWDLIRAVIDDSDYYVVVVGGRYGSLDDDGLSFTEKEFDYAVETKTPVMGFIHSDAGAIAAGKTDLEPELRKKLEAFRTKVEQRMVKYWTSPEELAGAVAVSLIKTRKSHPAIGWVRGDNAMSPEVETEIAQLRERVATLTQQLQAREQGVTDEDVSGFAQGSDVYRMPVRIAYWNKDEAVVASSRKFLDTRLPTTWDGVFAQVAPLLMVEASEQSIGMALRRHAAAVLPEHGSGLPFPEGAGKFRRDPAIQEEARTETIVQLFALGLIQESEKRHPVTDRDTYWSLTERGRAHLTRLTALRKGQAEPLDKDAEDDALGDEEATAVDTLR; encoded by the coding sequence GTGGCAGTCGAGCGTCGCGAACAAGTCTTCGTCAGTTCCACGTACCTTGATCTGCAGGAGGAGCGGCAAGCTGTCATCCAGACGCTCCTGGAGGCTGACTGCCTCCCCGCCGGCATGGAACTATTCCCGGCTTCGGACTCTGACAAGTGGGACCTGATCCGTGCTGTGATCGATGACAGCGATTACTACGTCGTGGTGGTCGGAGGTCGCTACGGCTCGTTGGACGACGACGGGTTGAGCTTCACGGAGAAGGAGTTCGACTACGCAGTCGAGACCAAGACGCCAGTCATGGGATTCATACACAGCGACGCCGGAGCGATCGCGGCTGGCAAGACGGACCTTGAGCCTGAGCTACGCAAGAAGCTCGAGGCGTTCCGCACCAAGGTCGAACAGCGAATGGTGAAGTACTGGACGTCGCCCGAGGAGCTTGCCGGCGCGGTAGCCGTTAGTTTGATCAAGACTCGCAAGTCGCACCCTGCGATCGGCTGGGTCCGCGGCGACAATGCCATGTCGCCTGAGGTTGAAACTGAGATCGCTCAACTGCGAGAGCGCGTGGCGACGCTCACCCAGCAACTTCAAGCTCGGGAGCAAGGCGTCACCGACGAGGACGTATCTGGCTTTGCCCAAGGGTCAGACGTCTACCGCATGCCCGTGCGCATCGCGTATTGGAACAAGGACGAGGCGGTTGTCGCCTCAAGTCGTAAGTTCCTCGACACTCGCCTGCCCACGACCTGGGATGGCGTGTTTGCGCAGGTCGCTCCTCTGCTCATGGTCGAGGCATCCGAGCAGTCAATCGGCATGGCGCTCCGACGCCATGCCGCGGCGGTGCTACCAGAGCATGGTAGCGGTCTCCCGTTCCCCGAAGGCGCCGGCAAGTTCCGCCGTGATCCAGCGATCCAGGAAGAAGCCCGCACCGAGACGATCGTTCAGCTCTTTGCGCTTGGCCTCATTCAGGAATCCGAGAAGCGGCACCCAGTCACTGACCGCGACACGTACTGGTCCCTGACGGAGCGCGGACGCGCGCATCTCACTCGACTGACGGCACTCCGCAAAGGGCAAGCGGAACCACTGGATAAGGACGCTGAGGACGACGCTCTCGGTGACGAAGAGGCGACCGCAGTGGACACTCTGCGTTGA
- a CDS encoding site-specific integrase codes for MARPRTALGTFGKIALTGQVKDAAGRWTRSEAGQRPERWRARTKFRDRDGVSRDVEAFGATKAKAEHALRLKLADRQHVTQNNKLRADMTVLAAAKVWLEQVDRSELADGTKRQYAANVATYLEGAFKDEDLARVAKAYSIKGLTLREVNRVSIIEGYLQGVADAHGEGAARAARKVLSGVLALAVRYDVLPHNAAKDVRPAKASSAKSERVRDTRRALTKDERAHLMAVADADERAGRDRMDIADLIAFMAGTGVRIGEARLCLQWTDVDFERGTVHVRGTKTASADRVLTLPEWLSSRLLARAKVLGSEGLVFPSPGRPAGINRDSHRPWDKDNLNKEVRKLLDAADLPWATSHSLRRTVASLMDAAGLSVAEAADQLGHANPAMTASVYLGRRAGGSRAAEVL; via the coding sequence ATGGCACGACCGAGAACGGCGCTGGGCACGTTTGGCAAGATCGCGCTCACTGGCCAGGTGAAGGACGCCGCGGGCCGATGGACTCGCTCCGAGGCGGGTCAGCGCCCAGAGCGCTGGCGGGCGCGCACGAAATTCCGCGATCGCGATGGGGTGTCTCGTGACGTCGAGGCGTTCGGCGCCACCAAGGCGAAGGCCGAGCATGCCCTCAGGCTGAAGCTGGCCGATCGCCAACACGTCACCCAGAACAACAAGTTACGCGCCGACATGACGGTCCTCGCAGCAGCGAAGGTGTGGCTTGAGCAGGTGGACCGCAGCGAGCTGGCGGATGGAACGAAGCGGCAGTACGCCGCGAACGTTGCCACCTATCTCGAGGGTGCGTTCAAGGACGAAGACCTTGCGCGCGTAGCGAAGGCCTACTCGATCAAGGGTCTGACGCTGCGCGAGGTCAACCGGGTTTCGATCATCGAGGGCTACCTCCAAGGCGTTGCTGATGCTCACGGCGAGGGGGCCGCCAGGGCCGCGCGCAAGGTCTTGTCAGGTGTTCTGGCACTGGCTGTCCGCTACGACGTATTGCCGCACAATGCGGCGAAGGATGTTCGACCGGCGAAGGCCAGTAGCGCGAAGAGTGAGCGTGTCCGCGACACTCGGCGCGCGCTGACGAAGGACGAGCGAGCGCACCTGATGGCTGTCGCCGACGCCGACGAGCGGGCTGGCCGCGACCGCATGGACATTGCCGATCTGATCGCCTTCATGGCCGGCACAGGCGTCCGCATCGGGGAGGCTCGGCTCTGCCTCCAGTGGACAGATGTCGACTTCGAGCGAGGGACCGTGCACGTTCGCGGCACGAAGACCGCGAGTGCGGACCGCGTCCTAACGCTTCCTGAGTGGCTCTCGAGCCGCCTGCTCGCACGTGCGAAAGTGCTTGGAAGTGAAGGCCTTGTCTTCCCCTCGCCGGGCCGTCCCGCCGGCATCAACCGGGACTCGCATCGCCCCTGGGACAAGGATAACCTCAACAAGGAGGTCCGAAAGTTGCTCGATGCAGCCGATCTGCCGTGGGCGACGTCGCATAGCCTGCGGCGCACGGTCGCGAGTCTCATGGACGCAGCTGGACTCTCGGTCGCCGAGGCCGCGGACCAGCTCGGGCACGCTAATCCCGCGATGACTGCGAGTGTTTACTTGGGCCGCAGGGCGGGCGGTTCTCGGGCGGCTGAAGTGCTCTAG
- a CDS encoding helix-turn-helix domain-containing protein, translating to MEPFVGTAEVTAFLGRDRNWLYANQDKLGIPRYRLGGGWRYRLSEIERWAEGHRSGITETLSA from the coding sequence ATGGAGCCGTTCGTCGGCACCGCTGAAGTGACAGCCTTTCTCGGCAGAGACCGCAACTGGCTCTACGCCAACCAAGACAAGCTCGGCATCCCGCGCTACCGCCTCGGAGGCGGCTGGCGCTACCGGCTCAGCGAGATCGAGCGTTGGGCCGAAGGCCACCGTTCGGGCATCACGGAGACGCTCAGTGCCTGA
- a CDS encoding MarR family transcriptional regulator — protein MALAFAEAIAKNGRALRIDAQNRPVAWTDIATAVRDGGAYAVEPRQGIVALDLDSDADWAWAQRVRAALPDAFRVVLTHSGRRGHGHLWIIGAPGWGHQHIKSLIASHAEGDRRQVRSNATRPPLSPHRSEDARAELVEPDPTTALEWFKSAMPRALDEDTMRLLTTRDLEDLRRHHRKPARGVTLYTVACAAVHARWTFDDFRSTLEASHGVAVDKYREQPAESRLAYAEKLWTDAAAWVRENPPTPSAKLARAMLADLGRRISDHAWTARTGTTDRAVYTALIEIATEAARIDPTASVRQLADRSGVGKNAACTALSRLTNMGLIERPKQRSAAPGRATAVRLVAPLTTAEGYVPGDTSSSLKGVRELLMSPSTDTLGDLFTNGSGLGLPCRETWEALSDEFTKTREVLARRGHTTIRTLRGHLNRLEQAGLAERSGQTWRRIVPSDEAAERLARLLGVMGKRHRRAELHERERTAYQQLFVAEFADSDPEASWAS, from the coding sequence ATGGCGTTGGCGTTCGCGGAGGCGATCGCCAAGAACGGACGCGCTCTGCGCATCGACGCCCAGAACCGCCCGGTCGCCTGGACGGACATCGCCACCGCCGTTCGCGACGGCGGCGCCTACGCCGTCGAGCCTCGTCAGGGCATCGTCGCCCTCGATCTCGATAGCGACGCCGACTGGGCCTGGGCCCAGCGCGTGCGCGCCGCACTGCCCGACGCCTTCCGCGTCGTGCTGACGCATTCTGGGCGCCGTGGACACGGCCACCTGTGGATCATCGGCGCACCCGGCTGGGGCCATCAGCACATCAAGTCCCTCATCGCCTCACACGCTGAAGGCGATCGGCGACAGGTTCGCAGCAATGCCACCCGGCCACCGCTGAGTCCGCACCGAAGCGAGGACGCCCGAGCCGAGCTGGTCGAGCCCGACCCGACTACAGCCCTCGAGTGGTTCAAGTCAGCCATGCCTCGCGCATTGGACGAAGACACGATGCGGCTGCTGACGACGCGGGATCTAGAAGACCTCAGGAGGCACCACCGCAAGCCGGCGCGAGGCGTCACGCTCTACACCGTCGCATGTGCTGCTGTGCACGCGCGATGGACCTTCGATGACTTCAGGTCCACGCTGGAGGCTAGCCACGGGGTGGCTGTCGACAAGTACCGCGAGCAGCCGGCCGAGAGCCGCCTGGCGTACGCCGAAAAGCTCTGGACTGACGCGGCAGCCTGGGTGCGGGAGAACCCGCCGACGCCGTCGGCGAAGCTCGCACGGGCGATGCTCGCTGACCTGGGCCGCCGAATCAGCGACCACGCATGGACCGCGCGAACCGGCACGACCGATCGAGCGGTATACACCGCGCTCATCGAAATCGCTACGGAAGCCGCTCGAATCGATCCCACCGCCAGCGTTCGGCAGTTGGCCGACCGCAGCGGAGTGGGCAAGAACGCCGCCTGCACGGCCCTTAGCCGCTTGACCAATATGGGCTTGATCGAGCGCCCGAAGCAGCGAAGCGCTGCCCCGGGGAGGGCGACCGCCGTGCGGCTCGTCGCTCCTCTCACGACCGCAGAAGGTTACGTTCCTGGAGACACTAGTAGTTCTCTTAAGGGGGTCCGAGAACTATTAATGTCCCCCTCTACCGACACTCTCGGTGATCTGTTCACCAACGGATCAGGACTGGGTCTCCCCTGCCGCGAGACGTGGGAAGCCCTCTCGGACGAGTTCACGAAGACGCGCGAGGTTCTCGCTCGACGCGGCCACACCACGATCCGCACGCTTCGCGGTCATCTGAACCGCCTGGAGCAAGCCGGCCTCGCCGAGCGCAGCGGCCAGACCTGGCGGCGCATCGTCCCCAGCGACGAGGCCGCCGAACGCCTCGCACGCCTGCTAGGCGTGATGGGCAAACGCCACCGTCGGGCGGAGCTGCACGAGCGCGAGCGGACTGCCTATCAACAGCTCTTCGTCGCCGAATTCGCGGACAGCGACCCCGAAGCCTCATGGGCGTCCTGA
- a CDS encoding DEAD/DEAH box helicase, with protein sequence MTTLMNDAAFTLSAPLKEHQRTGVDWLVKRPRAVLADDVGLGKTVTALGLIAELGVTEQLPRTQHQLARVLWLTEANLIDQTAAEIQRFLPSASLLTGNDRELGGGGRAQLKLQERARTGIDLLVLSHETAHSRRQWLSRYEFAMVVIDEGSKVRGGGPSATTMAALAQRAGRALLMTATPLENNPVELWRVLSAAGVEGLWPKGTFEKRFVWFGPPFVDKWGREHPQPEGWLEPRVGEVRKLLSETVLRRTADDIGLPLPRLEQTTRWVGLTAAQRKAYETALNSVGLTGFQRKQMAGLIADGQSALVDALSVELRLRGADRQAVVYCETLEMLDLVEQALHRDEISLVRVEGKVKAPDRAAAVERFRAGDARVFLGSSVLERGLNLQHCNLLISLGASWNPKREQQREGRIRRIGSPHDVCEHLTLLPDTPLVRQRQIDALSRKSRTADVVGL encoded by the coding sequence ATGACGACTCTGATGAATGATGCCGCTTTCACGCTCTCCGCGCCTCTCAAGGAGCACCAGCGCACGGGCGTTGACTGGTTGGTGAAACGCCCCCGCGCAGTGCTCGCGGACGATGTGGGCCTGGGCAAGACGGTCACCGCTCTCGGGCTGATCGCCGAGCTGGGAGTAACGGAGCAACTACCGCGCACACAGCACCAGCTTGCGCGGGTGCTGTGGCTTACCGAAGCGAACTTGATCGATCAGACTGCCGCGGAGATCCAACGGTTCCTGCCGTCGGCTTCTCTTCTCACCGGCAATGATCGGGAGTTGGGTGGGGGTGGCCGCGCTCAGCTCAAGTTGCAGGAGCGAGCGCGCACCGGCATCGACCTCCTTGTCCTGAGCCATGAGACGGCGCACAGTCGCCGGCAGTGGTTGAGCCGTTACGAGTTCGCGATGGTCGTCATCGATGAGGGCAGCAAGGTCCGCGGCGGTGGACCGTCGGCCACGACGATGGCAGCGCTCGCTCAGAGAGCCGGCCGAGCACTCCTGATGACGGCGACGCCCCTTGAGAACAACCCGGTCGAGCTGTGGCGCGTGCTGTCCGCTGCCGGCGTTGAGGGGCTGTGGCCGAAGGGCACCTTCGAGAAGCGCTTCGTGTGGTTCGGCCCTCCGTTCGTTGACAAGTGGGGACGGGAGCACCCTCAGCCTGAGGGGTGGCTGGAGCCGCGCGTCGGCGAGGTGCGGAAGCTGCTGAGCGAGACGGTGCTTCGCCGCACGGCCGATGACATCGGGCTGCCGCTCCCCCGCCTGGAACAAACGACCCGATGGGTGGGATTGACCGCGGCTCAGCGCAAGGCCTACGAGACGGCTCTCAACTCCGTGGGCCTGACGGGCTTCCAGCGGAAGCAGATGGCAGGGCTAATCGCGGACGGACAGAGCGCCCTGGTCGACGCACTGTCGGTTGAGCTCAGACTCCGAGGGGCCGATAGGCAGGCAGTCGTCTACTGCGAAACACTCGAGATGCTCGACCTAGTCGAGCAGGCCCTGCATCGAGACGAGATCTCCCTCGTTCGCGTTGAGGGCAAGGTCAAGGCCCCCGACCGCGCCGCGGCCGTCGAGCGGTTCCGGGCCGGAGATGCGCGTGTCTTCCTCGGAAGCAGCGTTCTTGAGCGGGGGCTCAACCTTCAGCACTGCAACCTGCTGATCAGCCTCGGAGCCTCCTGGAACCCCAAGCGCGAGCAGCAACGCGAGGGCCGTATCCGACGCATCGGGTCGCCCCATGACGTCTGCGAGCACCTGACCCTGCTCCCCGACACACCCCTCGTGCGCCAGCGCCAGATCGACGCGCTCAGCCGCAAGAGCCGCACCGCCGACGTCGTCGGCCTCTGA
- a CDS encoding sce7726 family protein — MRDADVRRVVRRKLATQHQDELEDTLFVEELGLCNAVRVDVAVVNGDFSGYELKSARDTLTRLPAQVAVYSKVLDYATLVVAENHLKNARRIVRPWWGVEVVRVRQGVVVLEEARIAKPNPGVDKSSLVQLLWKAEALAVLERLELDRGVRSRPRDAVWSRLADSLELDELRFEVRSALKARRGWRDGPERAGRGETLPREGTLSRFLARRIR, encoded by the coding sequence ATGCGCGATGCGGACGTTAGGAGGGTTGTTCGGCGCAAGCTCGCCACCCAGCACCAGGACGAGCTCGAGGACACCCTCTTCGTGGAGGAACTGGGGCTATGTAACGCGGTTCGGGTAGATGTTGCCGTGGTAAACGGAGATTTCTCGGGATATGAGCTCAAGAGCGCTCGTGACACCCTAACGCGGCTTCCCGCTCAAGTAGCCGTTTACTCCAAGGTTCTCGATTACGCCACGCTTGTTGTAGCGGAGAATCATCTAAAGAACGCTCGTCGGATCGTTCGACCTTGGTGGGGCGTAGAGGTCGTTCGAGTACGCCAGGGAGTGGTGGTGCTCGAGGAGGCTCGAATCGCGAAGCCAAACCCCGGGGTCGATAAGTCTTCTCTCGTTCAACTTCTGTGGAAGGCAGAGGCGCTGGCCGTTCTCGAGCGTCTCGAACTTGACCGCGGCGTCCGATCGCGCCCACGCGATGCAGTGTGGTCGCGATTAGCCGACTCCTTGGAACTGGACGAGCTTCGCTTTGAGGTGCGTTCAGCCCTTAAGGCTCGCCGTGGGTGGCGAGACGGTCCAGAACGTGCAGGACGTGGTGAGACATTGCCGCGCGAAGGTACGTTGTCGCGTTTCCTGGCCCGTCGGATCCGTTAG
- a CDS encoding beta family protein yields the protein MKGKAGEIQSLEGVLSDHFVPLIELAAASKCPDIAKRWYVGEAIWIQPVNLDGAADPVWAQEIDQIFADLQGAGREATPVILLEEPVESIKIYETVLERQDTGAVLRVDAEDLIMSPPKAIVSDVDDFLILYGLDPEDCDLVIDAALIRDSVPARVATVNGALAVFPYLDRWRSLVLVFSAFPEDMGAQAPKSSVHPFPRDDREAYLALVARGLPRDATYGDFAVGQPSYGGVPYTPVPNIKYTCVDVWRVHRGASRNDPSPQYIDLAKGVAASPYFRGNSFSAGDSYIASVANGSDGPGNATTYLRAAMSHHVLHVLDRLATHGEP from the coding sequence ATGAAGGGCAAGGCTGGAGAGATTCAGTCACTCGAGGGCGTGCTCTCGGATCACTTCGTTCCGCTGATCGAACTTGCCGCGGCAAGCAAGTGCCCGGACATAGCAAAGCGTTGGTACGTTGGCGAAGCTATCTGGATCCAGCCGGTGAACCTTGATGGGGCGGCTGATCCGGTCTGGGCGCAAGAAATAGATCAGATATTCGCGGACCTCCAGGGTGCGGGGCGCGAAGCAACGCCTGTCATTCTTCTGGAGGAGCCGGTAGAGTCGATCAAAATTTACGAAACCGTGCTTGAGCGACAGGACACGGGCGCTGTGCTCCGTGTCGACGCCGAGGATCTGATCATGAGCCCGCCAAAGGCCATCGTGTCGGACGTCGATGACTTCCTGATCCTATACGGCCTTGACCCTGAGGATTGCGATCTTGTCATCGACGCCGCGCTGATCCGTGACAGCGTCCCAGCGCGGGTTGCGACCGTAAATGGTGCCCTCGCCGTCTTCCCTTACCTCGACCGGTGGCGCTCCCTGGTACTGGTATTTTCCGCGTTCCCGGAGGACATGGGCGCTCAGGCTCCGAAGTCCTCTGTGCACCCGTTTCCACGTGATGACCGCGAGGCGTACCTCGCGCTCGTCGCCCGCGGTCTTCCCCGAGACGCGACGTACGGGGACTTCGCCGTCGGACAACCTTCCTACGGAGGAGTTCCCTACACGCCGGTGCCCAACATCAAGTACACCTGCGTTGACGTTTGGCGCGTTCATCGCGGCGCGAGCCGCAACGATCCGAGCCCGCAGTACATCGACCTCGCCAAGGGCGTCGCCGCATCGCCATACTTCCGCGGAAATTCGTTCAGTGCAGGTGACAGTTACATCGCGAGTGTGGCTAACGGATCCGACGGGCCAGGAAACGCGACAACGTACCTTCGCGCGGCAATGTCTCACCACGTCCTGCACGTTCTGGACCGTCTCGCCACCCACGGCGAGCCTTAA